The segment AATACTGAAGTTAATGCTGCATTAGCTGCATCAATTTTTCACTATGAAACACATTCTGTTAATCGTGTAAAAGAAATGATTAAAGAAAATGGAATTGATGTTAGATACTGAATTATGGATCAGGGTCGGTTCCTGGAGTTGATCCTGGAAACTTTTGACTTGCTGGCATTTCACCAGGTAATGTAGGATCAAGTTCATATGCTACTGAACATTCTACAAAATAGCTTTCATGGTTAGGTAAAATATCCGGAAGCATTTCAAAATAGATTTTAGACATTTCATATCCTCTAAACATAACTGTCCATTCTCCAACTAGTTGTTCTTTTTCACATAAATTTTTTGATAGTAATAATTGTGGTTTAAAATATTTTTTATGAAAATCTCTAACGTCACCATTAAATGCAATTGTATCGTATAACTTTCCTTCTGGAGTGTAAAAATCAACATGTCCTTTGTCTTGTGGTCTAAGATCTTTTATAACCACGTACACATGTTCGCCTAAAAGATATTTGTCTTTGTTAATTTGTAACGGACCTAAAATTTGTGGGTTATCTGGATAAACAACACTTGCCACTTTTCCTCCTTTTTCATAATACTCTTCAACAGAAACTTGTTGCCACATTGTTTCGTTTACTTGAAAAACTATTACTCCAAGAATTACTGCAATTCCTATTCCTGTAGCAATACCTACATTTCGATTCATAAATCTCTCCAATTTTTTAATTCTATAAAACTTTCTTATCAAAAATCTTTACTGATTTTTTTATTTTTTTATAGAAATTATCTTATCCTCTCTCTAAAAATGAATTTTTTTCTTCTTTTTTAATAAAATTGGAAATTTATAATCAGATATCATTCTAATTTTAGACAATAAAATTAAGTAATACTTAATCTAATATTAGGATATTTTATGAACTAATTAGAATCTGATCTGAATATGGGTAAAAATCACCTTCAATGTAGAGAATGTAAAAAAGAGTATGAACCTACTTTCAAGTATATTTGTGATGAATGTTTTGGTCCATTAGATGTCAAGTATGATTTTCCATCTGTGAATAAAGATACCTTTAGAGATAGAGAAAAGACATACTGGCGTTATTTTGAATTATTACCAATTATAGATAAAAAAAATATTGTAAGCATAGAGGCAGGAATGACTCCATTAGTTAAGGCAGAAAAACTTGGTAAAGAATTAGGACTAAACAATCTTTACATCAAAAATGATTCAGTTAATCCAACATTTTCATTCAAAGATAGACCTGCAGGTGTTGCAATTTCTAAAGCTAAGGAATTTGGTTTAGAATCTGTTGGATGTGCATCAACTGGTAATTTAGCATCTGCAACTGCTGCACATGCAGCAAAAGCAAACATGCCATGTTATATCTTTGCACCAAGTAATATTGAAACTGCAAAAATTGCTCAAGCATTATCATATGGTGCAGAATACATCTCTGTTGACGGTACATATGATGAGGCAAACAGAATTGCAGCACAAATTGGTGATAGAAAAGGAGTTGGTGTGGTAAATATCAATATGCGTTCTTACTATGTTGAAGGATCCAAAACTTTAGCTTATGAAGTTGCAGAACAACTAGACTGGAATGTTCCAAATCATCTTATAGTTCCTACAGGAAGTGGTGCTATGTTAAATGCAATATGTAAAGGATTTGAAGAATTACAATCTGTCTCTTTACTTGATGATCTATCATCAATGCACATGCATTGTGCACAACCACAGGGATGTGCTCCAATAGTTGATGCATTTGATAAGAATGTTGATAAAGTAACTGCTGTTGAACAACCAAATACTGTTGCAAAAAGTTTAGCAATTGGTGATCCTGGTGACGGTCGTTATGTTCTAAAAAGATTAAAACAATACAATGGAGTTGCAAAACAAACAAATGATAAAG is part of the Candidatus Nitrosopelagicus brevis genome and harbors:
- a CDS encoding threonine synthase; the encoded protein is MGKNHLQCRECKKEYEPTFKYICDECFGPLDVKYDFPSVNKDTFRDREKTYWRYFELLPIIDKKNIVSIEAGMTPLVKAEKLGKELGLNNLYIKNDSVNPTFSFKDRPAGVAISKAKEFGLESVGCASTGNLASATAAHAAKANMPCYIFAPSNIETAKIAQALSYGAEYISVDGTYDEANRIAAQIGDRKGVGVVNINMRSYYVEGSKTLAYEVAEQLDWNVPNHLIVPTGSGAMLNAICKGFEELQSVSLLDDLSSMHMHCAQPQGCAPIVDAFDKNVDKVTAVEQPNTVAKSLAIGDPGDGRYVLKRLKQYNGVAKQTNDKEILDAILLLAKTEGIFTEPAGGVSVSVLKKMVEEGKIDKDEPTVCYVTGNGLKATESIMTVLKKPQVMQADVAKISAVIG